CTGCGCGACCAGCTCGACCATCACTTTCTCGATGAAGTGCCTGGCCTGGGCAAGCCCACGCTGGAAAACCTCAGTCTCTTCATCGCCAACGCCCTGGCCGACCTTGAGCCTGCGCCCAGCCGCATCCGTGTCTGGCGCGACAGCATTGGCGACGGCTGCGTGCTCGATCTGTCCTGAAGACAGCCGCCGCATCAACCCAAAAACAAACCCAAAAAAAGGCCCCGCTATTGCGGGGCCAGCTTGCTGAGAGTCAGACGGCTTCCCCACCAGGAGGCCTAACTCGGCAAGATCATCAGGCAGGAGAGCGCGGCAGCCGCCGCAGCTCTCTGATGCCCATGCTCTTAGAAATTGTGGCGCAGGCCGATTTCGTAACCCGTCAGGCTCTTGCCCACAGCGGGTGTAGGGCTCAGCGACGAACCCAGCTTGCGGGAAGCCTTGTCGTCGTTGCTCATGCGTGCCACAGCAGCATAGATTTCGGTTCGCTTGGACAGCTTGTAGCCATAGCCCAGAGCCAGACGCTGGGAGTCCGCATCGTTTTGCTTCTTGTCCTTGTACCAGGTGTAGGCCGCGCGCAGTTCGCCGGCTCCCAGAGGCATCTTCACGCCCAGGCTGTACAGGTCGACACGCTTGCCGTTGCCTCGATCGGAAGCGATCAGCAGCATGGGGGTGACAATGCCGAAGTTGTAGGAGGCGCCCAGATTCATGGTCTTGTAGTCCATGCCAGCGGCAGCCGTACCGCCGCGTGCGATGCCGTAGGCTGCAGCAACGTTCAGAGGACCGTTGGCATAACCCAGTCGCAGGCCGGTGGAGCTGGCCAGGCTGTGGTCGTCGGCCTGCTCGCCAAAGCTGTGGGTCACCTGACCGTAAACGCCGCCCAGCTTGGGCAGCAGATAGCTGATGGCGTTGGAGTTGCGCTTGGGGTTGGAGCCCTCGGAAGTACCTGCAGCCGAACCGCTGATCAGGTTATGGCCGTTGATGGCACCCATGCCGGTGTCACCGAAGGCGTGGAAGGTCTCCAGGTTCTGGTAGGCGGGAGTCTTGTCGCGACCCAGGCGGACTTCACCGAAGTTGCCCAGCAGGCTGACGGTGGAGCGGCGATCGAACTTGAAGCCGGAAGCCGTGCCGTCATCCACGCTCAGGCTGCCTTCCAGCCAGAAATCGGCCTTCAGGCCACCGCCCAGATCTTCCACGCCACGGAAGCCCAGACGGCTGCTGGAGTTGCCGCCGTTGGCCAGGCCGGAAACGCTTTTGCCGGTCGTGGAGATGTGGGCCACCGACACGTCGGCCACGCCGAAGACGGTAACGCTGGATTGGGCCAGGGCACCGGCGGAGACGGTCAGGGCGGCAAGGGCGAGAAGAGTTCGTTTCATGCTGTTCACTGTGTTTGTAGAAATGAGAAAGCCCATGCAGTACGGCTACGGCCTGCCTTGGACGGGCCCCGTCTGGGACTGAAGTCATTAAACAAAGTGAAAATGAAACATTAGTTACAACCCTTAAAGTCGCAATAAAACAACAATCACAACGACAATCGTCACATCGTCCTACATGAGCCTATCGACATCGGGAATGCGCTAGCGCCGCATTTCCCTGTCAATGCCCTCAATGAACTACATGGGTTTTGCCGATCGCATTTAGACTTGCGTGATTTTTCGCAAGCACAGGCCTGCCCCATTCCAGCAACGCGCAAAGCGCCCCAGAGAGACAACCATGTTCCGCACCCTGCTCAAATCCAAGATCCACCGCGTCAAGACCACGCAATGCGAGCTGCACTACGAAGGCTCCTGCGCCATCGATGAGGATCTGCTGGATGCCGCCAACATTGCTGAAAACGAACAGGTCCATATCTGGAATATCGACAACGGAGAGCGCTTCGTGACCTACGCCATCAAGGGCGAGCGCGGCACGGGCATGATTTCCGTCAACGGCTCGGCTGCCCGCCGGGCCAGCGTGGGCGATCTGCTCATCATTGCCGCCTTCGCCCAGGTTCATGAAAGCGATGTGGCCGAGCACCAGCCCCAGCTGGTCTTTGTGGACGACAGCAACAAACAGGTCGAGCTGCGCCACAAAGTGCCCACCCAGATGCTGTAAAAACGGCTTTTGCCTCCAACACCGAGCGAGAGAACTCCATGCCTCATCTGCATATTGAATACACCGACAACCTGACCGGCCTGAACGAGCGCGAACTGATGCGCGACATCAACGCAGTGGTCTGCTCCCACCCCACCGTTCTCGATGAAGCCGATGTAAAGGCCCGTATTGCCTGCCTGAACATGGACCATGTCTATATCGGTACCCAGCCCGAAAAGCGCGGCTTTGTCCATGTGCACCTGCAGCTGATGGCAGGCCGCAGCACCGAAGCCAAGAAGCAGATGTCGGACGGTATTGCCGAAGTGCTGCGCCGCCTCGTGCCCCAGCCTGCCGAGGTGATGGTGCAACTGAGCGTGGACGTATCCGATATGGACAAGGCCACCTACTTCAAGGGTCGCCTCTAAGTCCTTCACGACTCCCGCCACAGCGCCCGCAGCTCTTGCTTGCGGGCGTTGTTGTATCAGGGACATCGGCTTGAATAGAAATCACCTTGCACCAAAGGCTCAAACAGTTCTTGAATCATGAGCAGACCTGACCCTCGCCCCCGCTGCCCCGACTGTCACCGAGCGCTGCGCACCTGCATCTGCTCGCTGGCTCAGGCGGTTGCGCACCAGGTGGAGGTGCTGATCCTCATGCACCCCATGGAAGTGCACGAAGCCAAGGGCACGGGGCATCTGCTGCATCTGTGCCTGCCGCACAGCAGGGTCATGGTGGGCGAGGAATTCGATGCTGCCGAGCTGGAAGCGGCTCTGCATGGCAGATGGGGCAACTGGGCCGATACCGATACTGCGCCACGCCACAGCCTGCTGCTCTACCCCGATACCGCAGAGCAGGATGCCGCCCTGGGTCTGGCTGCGGCCAGCCCCCTGCCTTTGCCCTGGCCACAGCCGCCAGAGCGCCTTCGGCTGGTGGTCATCGACGGCACCTGGCGCAAAAGCCGCAAGATGCTCTATCTCAATCCTGCACTGCAGGCCCTGCCCCGCCTGCCCCTGCTCGACGTGGAGGACTCCGGCTACGCCATCCGCAAGGCCCATCTGCCCGGGCAGCTCTCCAGCTTCGAGGCTGCGACCCTGGCCTTGGCACAGCTGCAGACCCGGCCCGAAGATGCGACGGCCCATGCAGTGTTGCAGGAAGTCTTCAAGCAGTTTGTGGCGCAGCAGCTTCAGTTGTGCCAACGCAATCAGGCGCCCCAAAGGAGCGCCTGAGTTTCAGCCGTCAAACGCTTTCCCGGCTTAGCGGTTGTTGGCCACCTGCTCGGGCACATCGGCGGGCTTGGCGGGATCGGTCACCACCAGAGCGGGGCCGCTGCGCTCGTTCTTGCTGCGCTTGCGCTCTGCTGTTCCATCGTCGGCGCTCAGGCTGTCGCGGGTGTTTTTCTGCACGGCAATCGCGCCAAACAGAGCCAGTGCAAAAGCCATGGCATAGAAACCTTTTTCGCTGAGCTGCAACGTGGCGTTGAAGAGACCTGTGCCCAGAAGCAGCACCGCGATGATCAGCGCCACCCAGCTGATGCCGAAGTAAATGCCGGTCACGGCAACGCCTTCGAGCTTGTCGCGCACGGTTTTTTGCAGCGAGATGGCCGAGTACAGACCCAGCACCAGCACGGCAAAGTAAAAGCCTTTCTCGTTGAGCTGCATGGCTGCATTCCACAGCCCGGCCATGAAGGCTACGACACCCAGCAGCAAGGCGGCCCAGGATGCTCCGACAAAGGCGGTTGAAGGCTTGTGGCTGGTGACGGCTTGAGAGTTCATGAGCTTGTCTCGAAAGTTGTGGTGAACGGATAGTAGAAAATCCATTCTCTCAAGCCAAGAGTTTCTTCACAAGGTATCGTTAGAAGATACCCAAAGAGCTGTTTCACTCATCAGCCACTGGATTGCCTGAACCGGCCCAGCTACGAACCCGGCGGCAGCGGCTTCATCCGGAGCACGGCCATCTGCCACTTCATGCGCCGTAGTGCCCAAAGCAGAAACCTGCATGAGCGCAGCAACCAGGCTCTCAGGCGCTAATCCTCATCCTCGACCTCATCTCCATCCATGGCGGCATTGAGCTCCTCCTGGACATGGGGCGGCATCCCGTCTTCCCAGCCATGCTCGTCGACATAGGCATAGATATCGGGTTGCTCGCCGGGCACGGCCTGCAGCATGATGGCCGGAATCTGCCATTTGGCTTCATCGCCCTTGACGGCTTCGCTGGTCCAGTCATAGCCAGGATGCTTTTCATTGCCCGTGGGCGAGGCCAGATCGTTGGCCGGATCCCAGCCAATGGTGGCGGGAGCAAGATTGCCCTGTTCAAAGCGCTGGCTCAGAGCCTGCACACGGGCCCAGCCTGAGCGATTGATGCTGGGAACCTTGTCCTGCGAAGCATAGTGCTGGAAGTAGCCCGGCTGCTGATACCAGTACAAGGCCTTGGCAACGGCCGGCTCCAGCTTGGGATGCTTGCTGATCCAATCGGGCAACGCGCTGCCGTTGTCGTAGTTCATGGTGGTGACCACGGCCAGCCACTGAAGGGGCGTGGCAGTGGCCAGGAATTCCTTCATCAGGTCCAGATACAGGGCATCAAAGTCGTCGTCATCCATGGCTGAGACTCCTCCAGGTTGCTTACATCCGCACGATAACAAACCAGGCCTAGGCGATCAAACGAGCATCCAGCCAGCCACGCAGGCTATTGATAAAGGCCCAGCCGCTGGCATGGCTTGCCTCTTGCAACGTCACCACCTGCTCTGTCAGCCGGCCCTGGGACAGGGCCAGTGCCCGCCCCACGCCCGGCAGCAGCCCGCATTGCAGCGGCGGGGTGACCCAGCGCCCATCCAGCTGCACGGCAATATTGCCGCGCGTGCCTTCGGTGATCTGACCGTCCTCGTTGAAAAGCACGATATCGAAAATGCCGGCGCTCCGGGGCTTGAAAGCGTCGTAATGCTGACGTACCGAGGTTTTGAAACGCACCACATCGCTATGCGCCACCGCGTTTGCAATGGGTTGATGCGCCAGTTGCAGCGCCACCGGCTGGACCGTGGGCGGCAGGGGCTCGGCCGTGATCTGCACTTCACCCGTGATCGAAAGCGCCAGCCGCACTCGCCACTCGCCCATGGCATGAGTCTGTCTTGCCATGCGCTCCATATCGGACTCCAGCTGCATCTGCATCAAGGGATAGCGAAAATGCTGCGCCGTGATCTGCAGGCGCGCCCAATGCAAGGCCCAGTTCTGCCAGCGGCCTTCCTTGAGCGCCAGGGTTTCGAGGATCTCAAGATTCGTGTTCATGCTCCAACACCTTGCTCAAGCACCTTCAGAAAAGCCTGCTTGTGCTGCCATTCCATCCATTCGTCAGCCGCATTGGCGCTGGCCGTGATGCCGCTGCCTATGCCGCAGCTCAGGCGCCCGTTCTTGAGCACCACCGTGCGAATGGGAACATTGAAAGTTGCGTGAATACTCCCCGGCTTGGCCCCGGGTCGCACCACGCCCAGCGCACCGCAGTAGACGCCACGAGGCTCGGGCTCCAGCTCGCGAATCAGGCGCATGGCCTGGCGTTTGGGCGCCCCGGTAATCGAGCCGCAAGGGAACAGCGCCCCGAATACATCCACCAGTCGCACATCCGGGCGCGTGCGTGCCACCACATCCGAGGTCATCTGCCAGACGGCCGGCAGTGCCTGGACCTGAAACAGCTGTGGCACTTTCACGCTGTGCGGCACGGCTATGCGTGACAGGTCGTTGCGCAGCAAATCCACGATCATCACGTTCTCGGCCCGCTCCTTGGCCGATTCGCGCATGGCTTGAGCAGCCCGTGCATCGGCTTCGGGGGTCTTGCCACGCGCCGCCGTGCCCTTCATGGGGCGGGTCAGAATCCGCTCGCCGTCCCAGTCGAAAAACAACTCCGGGGACAGCGACAGCACCTGCATGTCACCACTGTCGACCAGCGCCGCATAGCCTCCGGGCTGGGCCTGCTGCAGCCTTGCAAACAGCTCTTGGGCCAGTGCGGAAGTGTCGGACTCTTTCTCACCCGAAAGCTCTGCAGTCAAGGGGGCTGTGTAATTGATCTGATAGCAGTCGCCCGCCGCAATGGCCGCATGAATGCGCGCCACATGGGCATCGAACTGTTCGCGGCTCAGAGCCGTCTGCCAATGTATTGCCGCAGAAGACACGGGCGGGTTCTGCCCACAGGCAGCCGACGGCGCGCGATGCAGGCCGAACCAGACCAGCGGCTGGCCAGCGGAATTCCTATGCACGGTCTCGGCATAGGCGCGATCAAACCCGCTGGCCGCCTCGTAGGCCAGCCAGCCCACGCACCACAGGCCTTGCTCGGCAGCCTGCTGCACGGCTTCCAGCACGGCAGGCACGTCCTCGGGCCGATACGCTTGCAAGACCTTCTCGGGCTCGCCAAAGCCATGCTGCAAACGGGCAGCATCCGTCTGCCAGGGAGCGGTGAAATCAAGAACGGTTTTCAAGTCAGATCACCTGCAAGCACACTATCAATATGCGCTGAATGCTATCAAACTTGCTATATCCATCAGCCTGGCATTGCCGGCATAAAAAAACGCGCTGAAGGAATCCCTCAGCGCGCATCCACCAATGGGCCACCTCTATCGGATGGCTAAGAGAGAACTCTATTACTTGCCGCCCAGTTGCGACTGGTACTTGGCCACGGCAGCCGTGTAGGCGGGGCTGGCCAGCAGACGCTGGTATTCGGCATAAGCCTTGCGGTACTCGGTGCTGAATTCTGTTTCGACATAAGCCGCAGGCGTGGGCATATAGCCCAGGCCTGCACGCTGGTACATCTCAAGGTCGGCCATCACTTCGGCACGACTTTTGCTGGAGGTTACGGAAGTTTGGGGGAGGTCTTGAGCCATGGCAACCGCTGCGCTGGCGGTCAGCACGGCGGCGGTCAACAAACGGGTGAGGGAGCGCATTTTCAATCCTTTCAAAGGCGCAGCGGCGGAAAGAAGACCTGCCGCGTGCTGCACGACTGAACTATGCGCCCTGCCCCCAGGGGCCGTCTGTGCGTTTTCTCACGCAAAAACTCATTTCATATTACGAAAAATCAATGTGCTTCTTCGAGCAGCAGCCGCAGGCCATCGACGCGGCAAAGACGCAAATTGCGCCCTTCACGTCTGAGCAGGCCCAGGCGCGTAAGCCGCGACATCTCGCGTGCGACCTCTTCGCGGCTGGTGCCCAGCATCAAGGCCAGATCGTTCTGGCGCGGAGCCGGCGACAGCAGGGCCTCGTCGTTCTCGATTCCCGCCATCTCGGCCCGCTCCAGCAACTGGGCATGCAGGCGGCCCCGCACCGTGAGGGTTCCCAGGCTGACCACACGCCGTGCCAGCACCCCGGCCAGCTCGCTAAGCCGCTGGACCACGGCCCGCATGACCAGGACATCGCTCATGATCAAGGCTTCGAGCTCGGCACTGGAAAGCGATGCCACCAGGCTTTCATGCGTGGCCTGCACCTGCACGGACACATGCCTGACCAGAGGCTTGGGGGCGAAAGCACCAAAAAAGAAACCGGGCTCCAGATAACCCAGAATCATGGCCCGCCCGCTGGTGCTGTAGCTGCCGACACTGAGCTGGCCGTTGATCAGCATGTACATGCGCTCATCGGTATAGGCCCCGTGCAGCACCTGTCCCGACTCCAGCCGGTGCCAAAGGCATTGCCCCGCCAGCACCGACAGCCTCTCGTCGGACAGCGACTCCAGCCAGCTCACGTTGCGCAATCCCTGCCAGGCAACGGCTGGCACAGGCGCTGAAACCGAGGGCAGCGGGGACTCGAGCATGGGCATGAACAACCTTGTGCAAAAAGAAATGGAAGGCCTCAGAACGCAGGGCCATGCAATGCATGGCCACACAGCATAGTAAGGTGGCCGACAGCAGCCCTACCCTTTTTCAACGTGGCGCTGCAGCGCAGCATCGCATAGACTCGCGGGCAAATTTGCCTGCAGGCTTTTCTGCGGGGCCCGCCATAGACAAGACCAGGAGACATCCCATGACCGCTACCGGCACGCCTTACGGCACCATCCCCCCTTCTTCGCCCCAGCCCCAGCGCCGCCCCGTCAGCCTGCCGCGCCTGTCCCAGATGCGCGCGGCCGGTGAAAAAATCACCATGCTCACGGCCTATGACGCCACTTTTGCCGCCGTGGCCGATGCTGCCGGTGTCGAATGCATCCTGGTCGGCGACTCGCTGGGCATGGTCTGCCAGGGCCTGCACAGCACCGTGGGCGTGACGCTTCAGGATATGGCCTATCACACGGCCAGCGTCACGCGCGGCCTGCATCGCGCCCAGGCCACGGCCTGGGTGATTGCCGACATGCCCTACGGCAGCTATGCCGAAAGTCCCGAACAGGCCATGCGCAGTGCCTGCCAGCTGATGCAGGCCGGCGCCCATATGGTCAAGCTCGAAGGCGGCGGCTGGACCGCTCCCACCGTGCGCTTTCTCGTCGATCGCGGCGTGCCCGTCTGCGCCCACCTGGGACTGACGCCACAGACCGTGCATGCACTGGGCGGCTACCGCGTCCAGGGCAAGGACGAACAGGCCGCCGCCACGCTGCGCCAGCATGCGCTGGAACTACAGGACGCCGGGGCCGCCATGCTGGTGCTGGAGATGGTGCCCGCAGCCCTGTCCGCCCAGCTGACCCAAGAGCTGCCGCTGTGCCACACCATAGGCATTGGCGCGGGCAATGGCACTGCCGGCCAGGTTCTGGTGCTGCACGACATGCTGGGCGTGAACCTGGGCAAGATGGCCAGGTTCGTGCACAACTTCATGGCCGATGCAGGCAGCGTCAAGGGCGCCATGGAGGCCTATGTGCAGGCCGTCAAGAATGGCAGCTTCCCCGACAATGCCCTGCACGCCTGGTGAGTCCGGGTTTTTGTTTTTGTTTTCCCCATTGTTTGAGTCATGCAAATCGTTCACACCATCGCCGACCTGCGCGCCGCCCTGGCCGGTCGCGGCCGCCCTGCTTTCGTGCCCACCATGGGCAATCTGCACGAAGGCCATCTCTCCCTGGTGCGCCAGGCCCGCCAGCACGGCGATGTGACCGTGGCCAGCATCTTCGTGAACCGCCTGCAGTTTCTGCCTCACGAAGACTTCGACAGCTACCCGCGCACCTTCGATGCCGACTGCGCCAAGCTGGAGGCCGAGGGTTGCGACATCGTCTTCGCCCCCAGGGAAAAAGACCTCTACCCCGAGCCGCAGACCTTCAAGGTCCTGCCCGATGCACAGTTGGCCGACATTCTGGAAGGACACTTCCGCCCCGGCTTCTTCACCGGCGTCTGCACCGTGGTCATGAAGCTGTTCCAGGCCGTGTTTGCCACCACGGGCGGCGGCACGGCCGTTTTCGGACAGAAGGACTATCAGCAACTGATGGTGATCCGCCGCATGGTGCAGCAGTTCGCCCTGCCCATAGAGATCATCGGCTGCGCCACGGCGCGTGCCAACAGTGGCCTGGCACTGAGCTCGCGCAACGGCTACCTCAGCGATGAGCAGCGCGTGCAGGCCATGGCGCTGTCCCAGGCGCTCAAGGCCCTGGCCGATGCCGCGCGCCAGGGCGGCAATCTTGCCGATCTCGAAACGCAGGCCATGGCCGCGCTGCGCGCCAAGGGCTGGGAGCCCGACTATCTGAGCGTGCGCCAGCGCAGCGATCTGCAGACACCTGTCGATGCGCGCAGCGGCGAACTGGTGGCCCTGGGCGCTGCACGCCTGGGTAGCACCAGGCTCATAGACAACCTGGAGTTCTAAGCTCTCTTAGGCACTTGGCAGCGGGCGGCACACCCGCTGCCAAGCGGCCAACCAAGGATCAAGCCCTGGCCCCGTGTCTCTGATTCAGAGTCAGGCATCAAGAACAAGGCAGCTTCGAATCGGTCTTAGCACTGATAGGAGCCCACGGAGCATTGGCTTGCCGGCGCCCTCAACTCCAGGCCCCGACCCTGCAGGCTGCAGAACAGGCCGTTGCCCATTTCCAGCTCCAGCACAAAATCGGCATCGCTGACAAAAGGCAGGGGCAGGCTGCGCAGGCGCTGCCCGGCAATATGCAGTTGCGCTTGCCGGACGCTGCCCACGGCGACCAATATTGGAGTCAAATCCGCCTCCAGCCCTTTGTCAGCCTGCGCAATTTGCTTGCATATCAATAGCAATGGCTGCCACAGGCCCTCACCGGCCCCGGTTCGGTCACCGTCATGCACACGGGCGGCGGAAAAGCGGATCTGCAGTGCGCCGTTCTGCAGGCTGATTGCCGCAACCTCGGAATCTTCAAACTCGAAATTCATGCGTCCGAGCATAGCGCCATGGCACCTTGGCAACAGCGGCCCGGACCGCCGCCGCGCATACTGTCAGCCACCCCATACACCGGCATGAAAGAGGACGCCAATGAGCGAGAAACTGTATCTGGATGACCTGTACGTAGGCCAGAAGTTCATCAGCGAGGGCTACCCGCTGGATGAGGCGCAAATCATTACCTATGCCAGGCAGTTCGATCCCCAGGTCTTTCACCTCGACCCCGAAGCCGCCAAGAACACCTTCTTCCAGGGTCTGGCCGCCAGCGGCTGGCACACAGCCTCCATCAGCATGCTGCTGGTGACGCAGAGCATTCCCCTGGCCGACGGTGTGATCGGCGGCGGCATGGAAGAGCTGGCCTGGCCCCAGCCCACGCGCCCCGGAGACGTGCTGCAGGTGGAGTCCGAAATCGTGGAGATCATTCCCTCCCAGTCCAAACCCAACCGGGCCCTGGTGCGCGTGCTCTCCCACACCAGGAACCAGCGTGGCGAGGTGCTGCAGCGCTTCAGGCCCAAGATGGTGTGCTTCAAGCGCCCGGCCTGACCCTCGCGCAGCAAAAGTCCGGGGCACTGCTTAATATCGCCCACCGGCGCTGCCTGCTCTGCATGGGCAGCGCCTCACTTGCTGCTGCGATATGAATCCCCATTTTTCCCTGAGCCGATGGCGCGCCGAATGGGCGCCCAGCGTGCCGCGTGAGCTGCTGGCCGGCGCCGTCGCCACGTTTGCGCTGATTCCCGAGGTCATTGCCTTTTCCTTTGTCGCGGGCGTGGACCCGGCCGTGGGGCTGTATGCCTCCTTCATCATCAGCATCGTGATTGCCGTGTTCGGTGCACGTCCGGCCATGGTCTCGGCAGCAGCCGGCTCGGTGGCCCTGGTGGCGGCCCCGCTGGTCGCATCGCATGGTCTGCAATATCTGCTGGCCGCGGGCCTTCTGGCCGGCGCCATGCAGATCGCCTTCGGCCTGTGCAAGATGGGCAGCCTGGTGCGCTTTGTCTCCAGCTCGGTGCGCACGGGTTTTGTCAACGCGCTCGCCATTCTGATCTTTTCAGCCCAGCTGCCGCATCTGCAGGGAGCCAACACCGCCACCTGGGCCATGCTGGCCCTGGGCCTGGCCCTGATCTACGGCCTGCCCTGGCTGGGACAGAGGCTTCAGCTCAAGGCACTGACCGCCATTCCCTCACCACTGATCTGCGTGCTGGTGCTGACGCTGCTGGGCAGCTTCATGGGTCTGCCTCTCAAGGCCGTGGCCGATCTGGGTCATCTGCCGGACAGCCTGCCGCTGTTCGCCCTGCCCGAAATCCCCGCGAGTCTGGAGACGCTGCGCATCATCGCCCTGCCGGCCCTGGCCATTGCCATGGTGGGCCTGCTGGAGTCGGTGCTCACGGCCGCCGTGGTGGACGACCTGACGGGCACGCCCAGCAACAAGAGCCGCGAGTGCACGGGCCTGGGCCTGGCCAATGTCTCGGCCAGCCTGTTCGGCGGCATTGCGGGCTGCGGCATGATAGGCCAGGCCGTTGGCAATGTGAAATACGGCGGCCGCGGTCGTCTGTCCACCCTGTTTGCCGGGGTATTTCTGCTGATTCTCATGGTCGCCCTCAAGCCCTGGGTGTCCCAGGTGCCGGTGATTGCTCTGGTGGCCATCATGGTCATGGTGTCGGTCTCGACCTTCGACTGGAAGTCGCTGGGCAATCTGGTGCGCCACCCGCGCCTGTCCAGCTCGGTGATGCTGGTGACGGTGGTCATCACCATCGCCACCCACAATCTGGCCGCCGGCGTGGTGGCAGGCGTGCTGCTCTCGGGCGTGTTCTTCACCTTCAAGGTGGCCCATATGCTGCAGGTCCGGGGCAGCCTGGACGAGGCTGGCGATATCTATACCTGGACGGTGAGCGGCCAGGTGTTTTTTGCCTCGGCCGATGCCCTGATCGAAGCCTTCGACGTGCGTGCCGCAGCCGGCAAGCAGGCCCGCATCGATGTGAGTGGCGCTCATTTCTGGGACATCACTGCCGTGGGCGCGCTGGACAAGGTGATGGAGCGTCTGCGCCAGCATGGCTGCCGCGTGGAGCTGACGGGGCTGGACGAGACCAGTCAACGACTGGTAGAGCGCATCAGGGTCTAGGTTTGGCGGCTGCTGACCGCTTATTTCAGGCTGGTCTGCGACAGGCGCTTGGCATTGGCCACGGCCTTGCGGCGAATCGGCGCCAGGCTTCTGGCCGCCACCTTGTCGGCCGCCACGGGCAGCTTCTGGCTCATGGTCCAGGGGTTGCGCATCCAGGCCAGACACAGTTGCTGCTGCACCTTGAACATTTCAGCCCCCATGGTCAGCCAGG
This region of Comamonas thiooxydans genomic DNA includes:
- a CDS encoding porin, producing MKRTLLALAALTVSAGALAQSSVTVFGVADVSVAHISTTGKSVSGLANGGNSSSRLGFRGVEDLGGGLKADFWLEGSLSVDDGTASGFKFDRRSTVSLLGNFGEVRLGRDKTPAYQNLETFHAFGDTGMGAINGHNLISGSAAGTSEGSNPKRNSNAISYLLPKLGGVYGQVTHSFGEQADDHSLASSTGLRLGYANGPLNVAAAYGIARGGTAAAGMDYKTMNLGASYNFGIVTPMLLIASDRGNGKRVDLYSLGVKMPLGAGELRAAYTWYKDKKQNDADSQRLALGYGYKLSKRTEIYAAVARMSNDDKASRKLGSSLSPTPAVGKSLTGYEIGLRHNF
- a CDS encoding Crp/Fnr family transcriptional regulator, with the translated sequence MPMLESPLPSVSAPVPAVAWQGLRNVSWLESLSDERLSVLAGQCLWHRLESGQVLHGAYTDERMYMLINGQLSVGSYSTSGRAMILGYLEPGFFFGAFAPKPLVRHVSVQVQATHESLVASLSSAELEALIMSDVLVMRAVVQRLSELAGVLARRVVSLGTLTVRGRLHAQLLERAEMAGIENDEALLSPAPRQNDLALMLGTSREEVAREMSRLTRLGLLRREGRNLRLCRVDGLRLLLEEAH
- a CDS encoding 5-carboxymethyl-2-hydroxymuconate Delta-isomerase, producing MPHLHIEYTDNLTGLNERELMRDINAVVCSHPTVLDEADVKARIACLNMDHVYIGTQPEKRGFVHVHLQLMAGRSTEAKKQMSDGIAEVLRRLVPQPAEVMVQLSVDVSDMDKATYFKGRL
- the pabB gene encoding aminodeoxychorismate synthase component I, with product MKTVLDFTAPWQTDAARLQHGFGEPEKVLQAYRPEDVPAVLEAVQQAAEQGLWCVGWLAYEAASGFDRAYAETVHRNSAGQPLVWFGLHRAPSAACGQNPPVSSAAIHWQTALSREQFDAHVARIHAAIAAGDCYQINYTAPLTAELSGEKESDTSALAQELFARLQQAQPGGYAALVDSGDMQVLSLSPELFFDWDGERILTRPMKGTAARGKTPEADARAAQAMRESAKERAENVMIVDLLRNDLSRIAVPHSVKVPQLFQVQALPAVWQMTSDVVARTRPDVRLVDVFGALFPCGSITGAPKRQAMRLIRELEPEPRGVYCGALGVVRPGAKPGSIHATFNVPIRTVVLKNGRLSCGIGSGITASANAADEWMEWQHKQAFLKVLEQGVGA
- the panD gene encoding aspartate 1-decarboxylase, with the protein product MFRTLLKSKIHRVKTTQCELHYEGSCAIDEDLLDAANIAENEQVHIWNIDNGERFVTYAIKGERGTGMISVNGSAARRASVGDLLIIAAFAQVHESDVAEHQPQLVFVDDSNKQVELRHKVPTQML
- a CDS encoding tRNA-uridine aminocarboxypropyltransferase, whose protein sequence is MSRPDPRPRCPDCHRALRTCICSLAQAVAHQVEVLILMHPMEVHEAKGTGHLLHLCLPHSRVMVGEEFDAAELEAALHGRWGNWADTDTAPRHSLLLYPDTAEQDAALGLAAASPLPLPWPQPPERLRLVVIDGTWRKSRKMLYLNPALQALPRLPLLDVEDSGYAIRKAHLPGQLSSFEAATLALAQLQTRPEDATAHAVLQEVFKQFVAQQLQLCQRNQAPQRSA
- the yiaA gene encoding inner membrane protein YiaA codes for the protein MNSQAVTSHKPSTAFVGASWAALLLGVVAFMAGLWNAAMQLNEKGFYFAVLVLGLYSAISLQKTVRDKLEGVAVTGIYFGISWVALIIAVLLLGTGLFNATLQLSEKGFYAMAFALALFGAIAVQKNTRDSLSADDGTAERKRSKNERSGPALVVTDPAKPADVPEQVANNR
- a CDS encoding DUF4274 domain-containing protein translates to MDDDDFDALYLDLMKEFLATATPLQWLAVVTTMNYDNGSALPDWISKHPKLEPAVAKALYWYQQPGYFQHYASQDKVPSINRSGWARVQALSQRFEQGNLAPATIGWDPANDLASPTGNEKHPGYDWTSEAVKGDEAKWQIPAIMLQAVPGEQPDIYAYVDEHGWEDGMPPHVQEELNAAMDGDEVEDED
- a CDS encoding DUF4148 domain-containing protein; translation: MRSLTRLLTAAVLTASAAVAMAQDLPQTSVTSSKSRAEVMADLEMYQRAGLGYMPTPAAYVETEFSTEYRKAYAEYQRLLASPAYTAAVAKYQSQLGGK
- the panB gene encoding 3-methyl-2-oxobutanoate hydroxymethyltransferase, with translation MTATGTPYGTIPPSSPQPQRRPVSLPRLSQMRAAGEKITMLTAYDATFAAVADAAGVECILVGDSLGMVCQGLHSTVGVTLQDMAYHTASVTRGLHRAQATAWVIADMPYGSYAESPEQAMRSACQLMQAGAHMVKLEGGGWTAPTVRFLVDRGVPVCAHLGLTPQTVHALGGYRVQGKDEQAAATLRQHALELQDAGAAMLVLEMVPAALSAQLTQELPLCHTIGIGAGNGTAGQVLVLHDMLGVNLGKMARFVHNFMADAGSVKGAMEAYVQAVKNGSFPDNALHAW
- a CDS encoding aminotransferase class IV; translated protein: MNTNLEILETLALKEGRWQNWALHWARLQITAQHFRYPLMQMQLESDMERMARQTHAMGEWRVRLALSITGEVQITAEPLPPTVQPVALQLAHQPIANAVAHSDVVRFKTSVRQHYDAFKPRSAGIFDIVLFNEDGQITEGTRGNIAVQLDGRWVTPPLQCGLLPGVGRALALSQGRLTEQVVTLQEASHASGWAFINSLRGWLDARLIA